The following proteins are encoded in a genomic region of bacterium:
- a CDS encoding DinB family protein gives MEYAHVYDVLTQARQRLFDWVRPLSQEQYTQRFPFGLGSLRATLIEIARVELVYGKRLREEPVPPPPLPDTFPISETKQPTFADLENVWATQARETRTTLAGIGDWTKTVTRRVEQGDKVIVSTASKADLAMQLLMHEVHHRAQAMTMLRQLGVAAQNLDYLAFAARREEYPKGSAPGA, from the coding sequence CGATTGGGTCCGCCCGTTGAGTCAGGAGCAGTATACGCAGCGGTTCCCCTTCGGGCTTGGGAGCCTGCGTGCGACGCTGATCGAGATCGCCAGAGTTGAATTGGTCTACGGCAAGCGGTTGCGCGAGGAACCCGTCCCGCCGCCGCCTCTTCCCGACACATTCCCGATCAGCGAAACGAAGCAGCCGACGTTCGCCGATCTCGAGAACGTGTGGGCGACACAGGCTCGCGAGACGCGGACGACGCTCGCCGGGATCGGCGACTGGACCAAAACCGTGACCCGGCGGGTCGAGCAGGGCGACAAGGTCATCGTCTCCACGGCGAGCAAAGCCGACCTCGCGATGCAACTGCTGATGCACGAAGTGCACCACCGTGCCCAGGCAATGACGATGTTGCGCCAACTCGGCGTCGCGGCGCAAAACCTGGACTATCTGGCCTTCGCCGCCCGGAGGGAAGAATATCCCAAGGGCAGCGCTCCGGGCGCCTGA